From the genome of Paraburkholderia flava, one region includes:
- a CDS encoding tannase/feruloyl esterase family alpha/beta hydrolase, whose protein sequence is MTARIARVASPRASHAYVCAYVHAATQSRACSRDLARVLATLLCIGLATTARPAHAYHAPLVPPRCTEFAGLVLPPAAIGLPTRGAQIDDATVIPANAPANVDGEYCRITGSIKSIKIGAPDIRFELNLPRRWNGRALQFGGGGYSGVVVSGTGTVPFSPDKPPLARGYATFGDDSGHVGNPGVAAFGLVDEAVINFGYAHLKKTHDVALTLIARGYGRLPERMYFAGGSTGGREGYTAIQRFPDDYDGVIANSPALNFSGVRLLGVKVGQAEYHTVGGFIPPALLDRVYRRTIDTCDMLDGAPDGIVGNIEACRALEPQLIRSMRCGPHADSDDESCLSPAQVKTLSVLRDGLTLPYTLAWQVNRYRGYNVFQGTRFTGMLGLAHTAERLPDPAFFPNGYLFAQGDAYIRYFVTRDNSVDSLQFDVQHPGAYLPRLVDLSGTIGAMNPDMSRFIARGGKLITLQGLADEVISPNQTIAYYRALVARYGAAQVDGFMRLYMVPGFQHGNGAFIPSVDMLGALDNWVTHGVAPQTLVATDLASATYGRSRPLCRFPGFPRYVGYGSLDRAENFRCAESMSDR, encoded by the coding sequence ATGACGGCGCGGATCGCGCGTGTCGCGTCGCCTCGTGCATCGCATGCGTATGTCTGTGCATATGTCCATGCGGCGACGCAGTCACGCGCATGCAGTCGCGATCTCGCACGCGTCCTCGCGACGCTTCTCTGTATAGGACTCGCGACCACCGCGCGTCCCGCCCACGCGTATCACGCCCCCCTCGTCCCGCCACGTTGCACGGAATTCGCCGGGCTCGTGCTGCCGCCTGCCGCGATCGGTCTGCCGACACGCGGTGCGCAGATCGACGACGCCACCGTGATTCCCGCCAACGCGCCGGCCAACGTCGACGGCGAGTATTGCCGGATCACCGGCAGCATCAAGTCGATCAAGATCGGCGCGCCCGATATCCGCTTCGAACTGAATCTGCCGCGTCGCTGGAATGGTCGCGCGTTGCAGTTCGGCGGTGGGGGCTATAGCGGAGTGGTCGTGAGCGGAACGGGCACCGTGCCGTTCTCGCCCGACAAGCCGCCGCTCGCGCGCGGCTACGCGACGTTCGGCGACGACTCGGGCCACGTCGGCAATCCGGGTGTCGCGGCATTCGGACTCGTCGACGAGGCGGTGATCAACTTCGGCTACGCGCATCTGAAGAAGACGCACGACGTCGCGTTGACGCTGATCGCGCGCGGCTACGGCAGGCTGCCGGAGCGCATGTATTTCGCGGGCGGCTCAACCGGCGGACGCGAAGGCTACACGGCGATCCAGCGCTTCCCCGACGACTACGACGGCGTGATCGCCAACTCGCCCGCGCTGAATTTTTCCGGCGTGCGTCTGCTCGGCGTCAAGGTCGGGCAAGCCGAATATCACACCGTCGGCGGCTTCATTCCACCGGCGCTGCTCGATCGCGTCTATCGCCGCACGATCGATACCTGCGACATGCTCGACGGCGCACCCGACGGCATCGTCGGCAACATCGAAGCGTGCCGCGCGCTCGAACCGCAACTGATCCGCTCGATGCGTTGCGGCCCGCACGCCGACAGCGACGACGAAAGCTGCCTGAGCCCCGCGCAGGTCAAGACGTTGTCCGTGCTGCGCGACGGGCTCACGCTGCCCTATACGCTCGCATGGCAGGTCAACCGCTATCGCGGCTACAACGTCTTCCAGGGGACGCGCTTCACCGGCATGCTCGGCCTCGCGCATACGGCCGAGCGTCTGCCCGATCCGGCGTTCTTTCCGAACGGTTATCTGTTCGCGCAGGGCGACGCGTACATCCGCTACTTCGTGACGCGCGACAACAGCGTCGACTCGCTGCAGTTCGATGTCCAGCATCCGGGCGCGTATCTGCCGAGGCTCGTCGATCTGTCGGGAACGATCGGCGCGATGAACCCGGACATGTCGCGCTTCATCGCGCGCGGCGGCAAGCTGATCACGCTGCAAGGACTCGCCGACGAAGTGATCAGCCCGAACCAGACCATCGCCTACTATCGCGCGCTCGTCGCGCGCTACGGCGCTGCGCAGGTCGATGGATTCATGCGGCTCTACATGGTCCCAGGATTCCAGCACGGCAATGGCGCGTTCATTCCGTCGGTCGACATGCTCGGCGCGCTCGATAACTGGGTCACGCATGGCGTCGCGCCGCAAACGCTCGTCGCAACCGATCTCGCATCGGCGACATACGGACGCTCGCGACCGTTGTGCCGCTTCCCTGGTTTTCCGCGCTACGTCGGGTATGGCAGTCTCGATCGTGCGGAAAATTTCCGCTGCGCCGAGTCGATGAGCGATAGGTGA
- a CDS encoding OpgC domain-containing protein — protein MESRQGRSIEVDFFRGVVLIVIVLDHMPGSLLSHLMLHAYALCDSAEVFVFLGGYASAAAYMAVLARSGVVAARSRFVRRCGEIYRAYLLTALLTLVSGAVLALLHLNHPMVDLTGWQPFANHPMRTTFDILLLRQQPYLSSVLPMYVIFALFVPLAVPLVRRSPVAALACSLGVWWFAPLIATVFSLDDVAGWAFNPFAWQLMFVLGMIGRLHPPTSAHLASPAGRWLSRIALAAVIGFAVVRLFILVQPLPGAMKQHLAFVRVVNFVAIAWVVSLFVARGAVARLAQRLPAVVTVGRTGLVCFVGGTLISLVVDTATPHGWHGLAGFVAALAGDFAAIAAVLALARYWRHWRGPHTRAAVQGARAG, from the coding sequence ATGGAATCACGCCAGGGACGTTCGATCGAAGTCGATTTCTTTCGCGGTGTCGTGCTGATCGTCATCGTGCTCGATCACATGCCGGGCAGCCTGCTCTCGCATCTGATGCTGCATGCGTACGCGCTGTGCGACTCGGCGGAGGTGTTCGTGTTTCTCGGCGGCTATGCGTCGGCGGCCGCGTATATGGCGGTGCTCGCGCGCAGCGGCGTGGTCGCGGCGCGCTCGCGCTTCGTCCGGCGCTGCGGGGAAATTTACCGTGCGTATCTGTTGACCGCGCTGCTCACGCTGGTGTCGGGCGCGGTGCTGGCGCTGCTGCATCTCAATCATCCGATGGTCGATCTGACGGGCTGGCAGCCGTTCGCAAATCACCCGATGCGCACGACGTTCGACATCCTCCTGCTGCGGCAACAGCCGTATCTGTCGAGCGTGCTGCCGATGTATGTCATATTTGCGCTGTTCGTGCCGCTCGCGGTGCCGCTGGTGCGTCGTTCGCCGGTTGCGGCGCTCGCGTGCAGCCTGGGCGTCTGGTGGTTCGCGCCGCTGATCGCCACGGTTTTCAGCCTCGACGACGTCGCCGGCTGGGCGTTCAATCCGTTCGCGTGGCAGTTGATGTTCGTGCTCGGCATGATCGGCCGGTTGCATCCACCGACCTCCGCGCATCTCGCGTCGCCGGCCGGACGCTGGCTGTCGCGCATCGCGCTCGCCGCGGTGATCGGCTTCGCCGTCGTCAGGCTGTTTATTCTCGTTCAACCGTTGCCCGGTGCCATGAAGCAGCATCTAGCGTTCGTCAGAGTCGTCAACTTCGTCGCCATCGCGTGGGTCGTCTCGCTGTTCGTTGCGCGCGGCGCGGTCGCGCGGCTCGCGCAGCGTCTGCCGGCCGTCGTGACGGTGGGGCGCACGGGGCTCGTGTGCTTCGTCGGCGGCACACTGATTTCGCTCGTCGTCGATACGGCGACGCCGCACGGATGGCACGGTCTCGCCGGCTTCGTCGCCGCGCTCGCGGGCGACTTCGCAGCGATCGCCGCCGTGCTCGCGCTCGCCCGATACTGGCGTCACTGGCGTGGCCCGCATACTCGCGCGGCCGTGCAAGGCGCACGCGCCGGATGA
- a CDS encoding peptide chain release factor 3, with translation MPVSELNRRRTFAVISHPDAGKTTLTEKLLLFSGAIQIAGTVKGRKSSRYATSDWMEIEKQRGISVASSVMQFEYGDAVINLLDTPGHEDFSEDTYRVLTAVDAAVMVIDGANGVEAQTLKLLEVCRSRKTPIVTFINKLDREVREPLDLLDEIEQHLGVAAVPFTWPIGMGKQFQGVYDIQRDQVRVFRAGQDTAGGAVETLQGLSDEAGEARFGHPWIKAKEEIDLITGATPTFDRDAFLAGQQSPVLFGSAINNFGVKEILDALVDLAPPPSARMTVQRAVEPNEPKFTGVVFKVQANMDLAHRDRVAFIRVCSGHFERGMALKVTRSGKMFRANNVVSFLSQRRETVAEAYPGDIIGIPNHGTLSLGDTLTEGEDLQFVGLPFFAPEIFQTIEVVDPMRAKQLGEALKQLGEEGAIQVFRPVVGGAMILGAVGQLQFEVVSHRLSAEYKVDVRIMPARYRMSRWVTCDDAAELRRFTDSYAARIALDASNAPTYLASHVSEIEVAQKAWPKIVFNELREHSGAPFKKAL, from the coding sequence ATGCCAGTCTCTGAACTCAACCGTCGCCGCACATTCGCGGTCATTTCCCACCCGGATGCGGGTAAAACCACGCTCACGGAAAAGCTGCTGCTGTTCTCGGGCGCGATCCAGATCGCGGGTACCGTGAAGGGCAGAAAGAGCAGCCGCTACGCGACGTCGGACTGGATGGAGATCGAAAAGCAGCGCGGCATTTCGGTGGCGAGCTCGGTGATGCAGTTCGAGTACGGCGACGCCGTGATCAACCTGCTCGACACGCCGGGCCACGAAGACTTCTCCGAAGACACGTACCGCGTGCTGACCGCCGTCGATGCGGCGGTCATGGTGATCGACGGCGCGAACGGCGTCGAAGCGCAGACGCTGAAGCTGCTCGAGGTGTGCCGCAGCCGCAAGACGCCGATCGTCACGTTCATCAACAAGCTCGACCGCGAAGTGCGCGAACCGCTCGATCTGCTCGACGAAATCGAACAGCATCTGGGCGTCGCCGCCGTGCCGTTCACGTGGCCGATCGGGATGGGCAAACAGTTCCAGGGCGTGTACGACATCCAGCGCGACCAGGTGCGTGTGTTCCGCGCGGGGCAGGACACCGCAGGCGGTGCGGTCGAAACGCTGCAGGGCTTGAGCGACGAAGCGGGCGAAGCGCGTTTTGGTCATCCGTGGATCAAGGCCAAGGAAGAAATCGACCTGATCACCGGCGCGACGCCGACGTTCGACCGCGACGCGTTTCTCGCGGGCCAGCAGTCGCCGGTGCTGTTCGGCTCGGCGATCAACAACTTCGGCGTGAAGGAAATTCTCGACGCACTCGTCGACCTCGCACCGCCGCCGTCCGCGCGGATGACCGTGCAGCGCGCGGTCGAACCGAACGAGCCCAAATTCACCGGCGTCGTGTTCAAGGTGCAGGCCAACATGGACCTCGCGCACCGCGACCGCGTCGCGTTCATTCGCGTGTGCTCGGGGCACTTCGAGCGCGGGATGGCATTGAAGGTCACGCGCTCGGGCAAGATGTTCCGCGCGAACAACGTGGTGAGCTTCCTGTCGCAGCGTCGCGAGACGGTAGCCGAGGCGTACCCCGGCGACATCATCGGTATTCCGAATCACGGCACGCTGAGTCTCGGCGATACGCTGACCGAAGGCGAAGACCTGCAGTTCGTCGGCCTGCCGTTCTTCGCGCCGGAAATTTTTCAGACTATCGAAGTCGTCGATCCGATGCGCGCGAAGCAGCTCGGCGAAGCGCTGAAGCAGCTCGGCGAAGAAGGCGCGATCCAGGTGTTCCGGCCGGTGGTCGGCGGCGCGATGATTCTCGGCGCGGTCGGTCAGCTGCAGTTCGAAGTCGTGTCGCACCGCTTGTCGGCCGAGTACAAGGTCGACGTGCGGATCATGCCCGCGCGTTATCGGATGTCGCGCTGGGTCACCTGCGACGATGCCGCCGAACTGCGCCGCTTCACCGATTCGTACGCGGCGCGGATCGCGCTCGATGCATCGAATGCGCCGACGTATCTCGCGTCGCACGTATCGGAAATCGAAGTCGCGCAGAAGGCATGGCCGAAGATCGTGTTCAACGAACTGCGCGAGCACTCGGGCGCGCCGTTCAAGAAGGCGCTGTAA
- the cysC gene encoding adenylyl-sulfate kinase yields MNLPIDSTQHIYPHASAVSATDRAGSLRQTPGIVWFTGLSGAGKSTIASAVELQLHRNGKHTFLLDGDTLRGGLCRDLGFSDEHRHENIRRASEVSRLMADAGLLVLVCAIAPFAADRQLARAIAGPHRFIEVHVHVPVAIAERRDPKGLYKLARLGAIKNFTGIDSPYEEPATPDIRIDTTQCSVANAAALVMRQLGQP; encoded by the coding sequence ATGAATCTGCCAATCGACAGCACGCAACACATTTACCCTCATGCTTCTGCAGTGAGTGCGACGGACCGCGCCGGGTCGCTGCGACAAACGCCCGGCATCGTCTGGTTCACGGGTCTATCCGGAGCCGGAAAGTCCACCATCGCGAGCGCCGTGGAACTGCAGCTCCACAGAAATGGCAAGCACACTTTCCTGCTGGATGGCGACACGCTGCGCGGCGGATTATGTCGGGATCTCGGCTTTTCCGATGAGCACCGACACGAAAACATCCGGCGCGCAAGCGAAGTCAGTCGACTGATGGCGGATGCCGGTCTGCTGGTGCTGGTCTGTGCGATCGCCCCCTTCGCTGCCGACCGGCAACTGGCACGAGCGATTGCCGGACCTCATCGATTCATCGAAGTACACGTGCACGTACCCGTCGCCATTGCAGAGCGACGCGATCCCAAAGGGCTTTACAAGCTGGCTAGACTGGGAGCGATCAAGAATTTCACGGGTATCGATTCCCCTTATGAGGAACCGGCCACGCCCGACATACGCATCGATACCACTCAATGTTCGGTAGCCAACGCAGCCGCGCTGGTCATGCGCCAGCTTGGTCAGCCTTGA